AAACTTCTCTGCACGTACTGTAATTTCACCTGACCCAAACATCAGTATTAACGAGGTCGGTGTACCTGAAATGATTGCAAAAGAAGTAACCGTACCGGTTCATGTAAACGAATGGAACATTGAAGAGATGAAAAAGTACATCCAAAACGGTCCTGATGTTCACCCTGGTGCAAATTATGTTATAAGAACTGACGGAAGGAAAATCAGAGTACGTAATGAAGAAACCATTGAATTGATACTTGAACAATTGGAACCAGGTTTCATTGTCGAAAGACACCTGAAAGATGGGGACATGGTTTTATTCAACCGTCAGCCTTCCCTTCACAGAATGAGTATGATGGCACACGAAGTAAGGGTTTTACCATACAAGACCTTCAGATTAAACTTATGTGTATGTCCTCCATACAATGCGGATTTCGATGGAGACGAAATGAATATGCACGTGTTCCAGACTGATGAATCCCGTGCTGAGGCAAAATCCCTGATGAGGGTACAGGAACACATTCTATCTCCAAGGTTCGGTGGACCTATTATCGGTGCTATTCACGACCACATTAGTGGAGCATACTTGTTAACCCGTGACGGTGTTGAATTTACAGAAGAGCAAGCTTTACAGATTATCAGAAAATCCCACCTTAAGTTACCTGAATTCAAAGGTGGCCAATGGGTTTTAAAAACCGATCTTGATTTAAAACCTGATGCTGAAGTTCCTTCAGATATTGAAGAATCATATATCTACAAGGACAAAGGCGCAATGTGGACCGGTAAAGAATTGTTCTCATTATTATTACCAAATGATCTAAACTTATCATACAGTGCTGAAATTTCCAAATGTCCTGTTGTATACCCTGAAACTGACGCAAGTGTCGTTATCAAAAACGGTATTTTATTGCAAGGGGTAATTGATGAATCCGCTTACGGTTCATTCTCAGGTAAGATTTTGGATAAAATCGTTAAAGAATATGGTCCTGGAAGAGCAAAAGAATTCTTAGACAGGTCAACTGACCTTGCAATCTGCGGAATCATGAAAACAGGTATTACTACATCCTTAAACGATGAGGAAATTCCTGAAGAAGCTCAAGACCGTATTAATGAGCACTTAGAGAAAAAGATGGAAGAAGTAGACAAACTTGTAGAAGCATATGAAGAAGGATATCTCCAAGCTTTACCTGGTAGAAGTCTAGAAGAGACCTTAGAGATGAAAATCATGCAGGTTCTCGGGGAAGCTAGGGACATGTCTGGTAGCATTGCAGAAAACTACTTGACTATGGGTAAACAATCTGATGATGACCCATATGATCATGTGATGGCTGTAGAAAACCACTCTGTAGTAATGGCACGTACTGGTGCTAGGGCATCCATGCTGAACCTTACTCAGATTACTGCTTGTGTAGGACAACAAGCGGTTAGGGGTGGACGTATCGAAAGGGGTTACCTAAACCGTACC
The uncultured Methanobrevibacter sp. DNA segment above includes these coding regions:
- a CDS encoding DNA-directed RNA polymerase subunit A' produces the protein MKGFIKKIEKINFGLMSPEDIRSMSVVTVETPDTYEDDGFPIEKGLMDPRLGVIDPSLVCRTCGFRGGDCQGHFGSIELARPVIHIGFGDVIHKILRSTCNECGRVLLNDEQIEYFTEKIHEAMDNRESLNAILKEVYRVAKRELKTMPEEGEEVDPKHCCPHCGAPQEAILLDKPVTIRQGDYKLTASEVRERLERITDDDSFVLGVNPEVARPEWLVLTVLPVPPVTVRPSITLDTGERSEDDLTHKLVDILRINQRLLENMEAGAPQLIVEDLWELLQYHVTTYFDNEASGVPPARHRSGRPLKTLTQRLKGKEGRFRSNLSGKRVNFSARTVISPDPNISINEVGVPEMIAKEVTVPVHVNEWNIEEMKKYIQNGPDVHPGANYVIRTDGRKIRVRNEETIELILEQLEPGFIVERHLKDGDMVLFNRQPSLHRMSMMAHEVRVLPYKTFRLNLCVCPPYNADFDGDEMNMHVFQTDESRAEAKSLMRVQEHILSPRFGGPIIGAIHDHISGAYLLTRDGVEFTEEQALQIIRKSHLKLPEFKGGQWVLKTDLDLKPDAEVPSDIEESYIYKDKGAMWTGKELFSLLLPNDLNLSYSAEISKCPVVYPETDASVVIKNGILLQGVIDESAYGSFSGKILDKIVKEYGPGRAKEFLDRSTDLAICGIMKTGITTSLNDEEIPEEAQDRINEHLEKKMEEVDKLVEAYEEGYLQALPGRSLEETLEMKIMQVLGEARDMSGSIAENYLTMGKQSDDDPYDHVMAVENHSVVMARTGARASMLNLTQITACVGQQAVRGGRIERGYLNRTLPHFKKGELGAKAKGFVHSSYKSGLDPIEFFFHAMGGREGLVDTAIRTAQSGYMQRRLVNALQDLQVKPSGLVTDNQGNVIQTMFGEDGVDPAKSDFGKPADLNKLIDEIRMESMAGK